Proteins from a genomic interval of Hoplias malabaricus isolate fHopMal1 chromosome 13, fHopMal1.hap1, whole genome shotgun sequence:
- the syngr1a gene encoding synaptogyrin-1a isoform X1, protein MEQAYGAGKAGGAFDPLAFFRQPQTILRVVSWIFSIVVFGCIANEGYVNRPDSPDEHCIFNSNQNACNYGVAMGSLAFLSCAAFLALDVYFPQISGVKDRKKAVLADIGLSALWSFLWFVGFCFLTNQWQVTNPEDDTLQEGADAARAAITFSFFSIFTWAAQAFLGFQRYRLGASSNLFSQDYTDPSQDPNSAPPAGSEYTGYTEDMEAPDNMDASYYGSSGYQSQDY, encoded by the exons ATGGAGCAGGCATACGGCGCGGGGAAGGCCGGAGGAGCCTTCGACCCGCTCGCCTTCTTCCGGCAGCCGCAGACCATTCTTCGCGTCGTGTCTTGG ATCTTTTCCATTGTGGTCTTTGGCTGCATTGCTAATGAAGGCTATGTGAACCGGCCAGATTCGCCAGATGAACACTGCATCTTTAACAGCAACCAGAATGCCTGTAACTATGGTGTGGCTATGGGCTCACTGGCTTTCCTCAGCTGTGCTGCATTCCTTGCTCTGGACGTCTACTTCCCACAGATCAGTGGAGTCAAAGACCGCAAGAAGGCTGTGCTAGCAGATATTGGCCTCTCTG CTTTGTGGTCCTTCTTGTGGTTTGTGGGATTCTGCTTCTTGACCAACCAGTGGCAGGTGACAAATCCTGAAGACGACACTTTACAGGAGGGTGCAGATGCAGCAAGAGCAGCCATCACATTCTCCTTCTTCTCCATCTTCACCTGG GCTGCCCAAGCTTTCTTGGGTTTTCAGAGGTACAGGCTTGGTGCAAGCTCCAATCTCTTCTCGCAAGACTACACTGACCCCAGTCAGGACCCAAACTCAGCACCCCCTGCAGGATCTGAGTACACAGGGTATACAGAAGACATGGAGGCACCGGACAATATGGATGCCTCTTATTATGGTTCTTCTGGCTACCAGAGCCAAGACTACTGA
- the syngr1a gene encoding synaptogyrin-1a isoform X2, translating to MEQAYGAGKAGGAFDPLAFFRQPQTILRVVSWIFSIVVFGCIANEGYVNRPDSPDEHCIFNSNQNACNYGVAMGSLAFLSCAAFLALDVYFPQISGVKDRKKAVLADIGLSALWSFLWFVGFCFLTNQWQVTNPEDDTLQEGADAARAAITFSFFSIFTWGALTMLALERLKKVSFEEEYNKLFTPHTPPPFV from the exons ATGGAGCAGGCATACGGCGCGGGGAAGGCCGGAGGAGCCTTCGACCCGCTCGCCTTCTTCCGGCAGCCGCAGACCATTCTTCGCGTCGTGTCTTGG ATCTTTTCCATTGTGGTCTTTGGCTGCATTGCTAATGAAGGCTATGTGAACCGGCCAGATTCGCCAGATGAACACTGCATCTTTAACAGCAACCAGAATGCCTGTAACTATGGTGTGGCTATGGGCTCACTGGCTTTCCTCAGCTGTGCTGCATTCCTTGCTCTGGACGTCTACTTCCCACAGATCAGTGGAGTCAAAGACCGCAAGAAGGCTGTGCTAGCAGATATTGGCCTCTCTG CTTTGTGGTCCTTCTTGTGGTTTGTGGGATTCTGCTTCTTGACCAACCAGTGGCAGGTGACAAATCCTGAAGACGACACTTTACAGGAGGGTGCAGATGCAGCAAGAGCAGCCATCACATTCTCCTTCTTCTCCATCTTCACCTGG GGTGCTCTTACAATGCTGGCTTTGGAGCGTCTAAAGAAAGTTTCCTTTGAAGAGGAGTACAACAAACTCTTCACCCCTCACACTCCTCCCCCTTTTGTTTAA
- the tcap gene encoding telethonin encodes MQVCTVLQKRGGSVVGAEMSCSVREANSSKRESYSADWHSVNMKTQHEDRQSMLMSDDSRRETMSRYWQARPLTQSCPSGVRRVGTMESGIREHQLLPHRNTLPLPIFKPAELGVRLGRGAPHIAEDFVPAYGPNGECANKRDVQEITKDLPPVKPIRMEFAKAPRTLGRSMSQEAQRG; translated from the exons ATGCAGGTGTGTACAGTTCTGCAGAAGCGTGGTGGCTCAGTGGTTGGAGCCGAGATGAGCTGCAGTGTGAGAGAGGCGAACTCATCCAAGAGGGAGAGCTACAGTGCTGACTGGCACAGCGTCAACATGAAAACACAGCATGAGGATCG CCAGTCCATGCTGATGTCAGACGATTCCCGGCGGGAGACCATGTCTCGTTACTGGCAGGCTCGCCCCCTCACCCAGTCCTGCCCCTCAGGAGTGAGAAGGGTCGGCACTATGGAGTCCGGCATCCGGGAGCACCAGCTGCTGCCCCACAGGAACACCCTACCCCTGCCCATCTTCAAACCGGCTGAGCTGGGGGTTCGGCTGGGCCGCGGGGCTCCTCACATCGCGGAGGACTTTGTCCCCGCCTACGGCCCCAACGGAGAGTGTGCAAACAAGCGGGACGTCCAGGAGATCACCAAAGACCTGCCCCCGGTCAAACCAATCCGTATGGAGTTCGCCAAAGCGCCCAGGACACTGGGCAGGTCCATGTCCCAGGAGGCCCAGAgagggtga